The proteins below are encoded in one region of Drosophila santomea strain STO CAGO 1482 chromosome 2R, Prin_Dsan_1.1, whole genome shotgun sequence:
- the LOC120445843 gene encoding protein FAM107B isoform X1, with the protein MQRPSSNISSNIMNRMSIFENTALRHSLADAENAAGTMMSMTSSPPATPTGVQTDSDGLILPKKLINPCMENIDRKELHRELKFNARVGKSVLNQKSELQRAYDKQKERHAAAEQHSPDADIVGGIPGLKGELGRVIMERAQKHEAAAQKQDQEDAEERQYVNPEYLNVRAKLRTAHANN; encoded by the exons ATGCAACGACCCTCGTCGAATATCTCCAGTAATATCATGAACCGCATGTCCATCTTTGAAA ATACGGCATTGAGGCACAGTCTGGCGGACGCTGAGAACGCGGCCGGAACGATGATGTCCATGACCAGCTCCCCGCCGGCCACACCCACTGGCGTCCAGACGGACTCCGATGGGCTGATCCTGCCCAAAAAGCTCATCAATCCCTGCATGGAGAACATCGATCGCAAGGAGTTGCACCGGGAGCTCAAGTTCAATGCCAGAGT CGGCAAGAGCGTGCTGAACCAGAAATCGGAATTGCAACGTGCCTACGACAAACAGAAGGAGCGGCATGCCGCTGCTGAACAACATTCGCCGGATGCGGATATCGTCGGCGGGATTCCGGGACTGAAAGGGGAACTCGGCCGCGTGATCATGGAGCGGGCGCAGAAGCACGAGGCGGCGGCTCAGaagcaggatcaggaggacGCCGAGGAGCGGCAGTACGTGAATCCCGAGTATCTCAATGTGCGGGCCAAACTGCGCACGGCGCACGCCAACAATTAA
- the LOC120445843 gene encoding protein FAM107B isoform X2, with protein MMSMTSSPPATPTGVQTDSDGLILPKKLINPCMENIDRKELHRELKFNARVGKSVLNQKSELQRAYDKQKERHAAAEQHSPDADIVGGIPGLKGELGRVIMERAQKHEAAAQKQDQEDAEERQYVNPEYLNVRAKLRTAHANN; from the exons ATGATGTCCATGACCAGCTCCCCGCCGGCCACACCCACTGGCGTCCAGACGGACTCCGATGGGCTGATCCTGCCCAAAAAGCTCATCAATCCCTGCATGGAGAACATCGATCGCAAGGAGTTGCACCGGGAGCTCAAGTTCAATGCCAGAGT CGGCAAGAGCGTGCTGAACCAGAAATCGGAATTGCAACGTGCCTACGACAAACAGAAGGAGCGGCATGCCGCTGCTGAACAACATTCGCCGGATGCGGATATCGTCGGCGGGATTCCGGGACTGAAAGGGGAACTCGGCCGCGTGATCATGGAGCGGGCGCAGAAGCACGAGGCGGCGGCTCAGaagcaggatcaggaggacGCCGAGGAGCGGCAGTACGTGAATCCCGAGTATCTCAATGTGCGGGCCAAACTGCGCACGGCGCACGCCAACAATTAA
- the LOC120445842 gene encoding uncharacterized protein LOC120445842: MNRKHHKMSSLGSVMHNHKMEPKKYSPQEYREKILSLFPLPPRPANMCHDAFVKKLLEPYVLETKQVVRAVKVTRDSVAEESSEDPNEAFRAKMYKMNYWARASVYMARATLMGTRISTKSVLSPEQRDSAAQTTQMFKVRFANLISDFRNVCIIYQLLQLQEILNVMREYPPAGTNPNDTIFGWSCKGNLKRFEQQPSTVYVDILEKNKPEATLDDLKFYVDLGELIGLVQALLDDVIHDRDLCAPNGFMELLNDTQVDIDKLIALPYETIMAEHDSLLEEKEKKNRVGKFHNPKLTAKQRVLNKERFQIDFMNPIESRYKVNWTHDIVEQGQYIDFLRCKVLSDELEKIEELTSKDLSVWGSCHLEYVTLIEQYKNRINRVQQAYDDDMETAENKLQATLNRVSKCKEDLRSYQEKVEDFHLKIEEVRDKIAKEVEKERARLSAARVSKRMSRILARQKEEQKAAAKQAKLDKKLARKNKKAEE; the protein is encoded by the exons ATGAACAGAAAACACCATAAAATGTCTTCTCTCGGTAGCGTCATGCACAATCACAAGATGGAACCCAAAAAGTACTCACCTCAGGAGTACAGGGAGAAGATCCTTAGCCTGTTTCCGCTTCCGCCGAGACCGGCAAATATGTGCCACGATGCGTTCGTGAAGAAACTTCTCGAGCCATATGTCCTAGAGACCAAACAGGTGGTTCGAGCCGTAAAGGTAACACGCGATTCCGTCGCGGAAGAATCTAGTGAGGATCCGAACGAGGCGTTCCGAGCGAAGATGTACAAAATGAACTACTGGGCACGGGCGTCGGTATACATGGCACGGGCCACCTTAATGGGTACCAGGATCAGTACCAAGTCAGTCCTTAGTCCCGAACAACGAGATTCGGCAGCCCAGACGACGCAAATGTTCAAGGTGCGCTTTGCCAACCTGATATCGGACTTCCGAAACGTGTGCATAATCTaccagctgctgcagctgcaagaAATCCTCAACGTGATGCGAGAGTATCCGCCAGCTGGCACCAATCCCAATGACACCATCTTCGGTTGGTCCTGCAAGGGCAACCTTAAGCGTTTTGAACAGCAACCGAGCACAGTGTATGTGGACATTCTGGAGAAGAACAAACCGGAAGCCACGCTTGACGATCTTAAGTTTTATGTGGATTTGGGAGAGCTGATCGGTCTGGTACAGGCCCTCCTAGACGATGTCATCCATGACAGGGATCTCTGTGCGCCCAACGGCTTCATGGAGCTTCTTAA CGACACCCAAGTGGATATCGACAAGCTTATAGCTCTGCCCTACGAGACAATAATGGCCGAACACGATTCCCTACTTGAGGAGAAGGAAAAAAAGAATCGAGTGGGAAAGTTCCACAATCCTAAATTAACGGCTAAGCAGCGCGTACTTAACAAGGAACGATTCCAGATCGACT TCATGAACCCAATCGAATCCCGCTATAAAGTGAATTGGACTCACGATATTGTGGAACAGGGGCAATACATTGATTTCCTACGCTGCAAG GTCCTTTCCGATGAGCTAGAAAAGATTGAAGAGCTGACGAGCAAGGACTTGAGTGTGTGGGGGAGCTGCCATTTGGAGTACGTCACACTGATCGAACAGTACAAGAACCGCATTAATAGGGTTCAACAAGCCTACGACGACGACATGGAAACAGCCGAGAATAAGTTGCAGGCGACCTTGAACAGGGTGAGCAAGTGCAAGGAGGATCTGAGGTCCTACCAGGAAAAAGTTGAGGACTTCCATCTGAAAATAGAAGAGGTGCGCGACAAGATTGCCAAGGAGGTGGAAAAGGAACGTGCCCGTTTGTCAGCT GCACGAGTTTCTAAACGAATGTCCAGGATATTGGCACGGCAGAAGGAGGAGCAGAAAGCTGCCGCAAAGCAGGCAAAATTGGATAAAAAGCTGGCAAGAAAGAACAAAAAAGCTGAAGAATAG
- the LOC120445509 gene encoding uncharacterized protein LOC120445509, with product MSRFDRIADKRHVNRHSIYTFCHTLYKAGTISAWHTTMFATLLLLILGSTNILATDYILLVEDPDIYTPCTEGPPGSISLNEAFDVSEMQVEMDEEGIHVSGNITARWSLPRSNRISAKMSVLHFNRGSWEPTVFNSLTPDFCAVMFNPNLFWHKYWFKNFKNREEIQEKCLATEGTVLMYNPFVVIPRLNNVMGPTLKGRYKVVFLFEAFNEQDERQPSSVCFEITGDAEKTGN from the exons ATGAGTAGATTTGATCGTATTGCCGATAAAAGACATGTTAATCGGCATTCGATCTATACCTTTTGCCATACGCTATATAAGGCCGGCACAATAAGTGCTTGGCATACAACAATGTTTGCtactctgctgctgctcatctTGGGGTCGACCAACATTTTGGCCACAGACTATATACTATTGGTTGAGGATCCAGATATCTACACGCCGTGCACGGAAGGTCCTCCTGGATCTATTAGCCTGAATGAAGCCTTCGACGTAAGCGAAATGCAGGTTGAAATGGATGAGGAGGGAATTCATGTGTCCGGAAATATTACAGCTAGATGGAGCTTGCCGCGCTCGAATCGAATTTCT GCGAAGATGAGTGTTCTCCACTTTAACCGCGGTAGCTGGGAGCCCACAGTATTTAACTCTCTCACGCCGGACTTCTGCGCTGTGATGTTCAATCCAAATCTGTTTTGGCATAAATACTGGttcaaaaattttaaaaaccgCGAGGAGATCCAAGAAAAGTGCCTCGCTACGGAGGGT ACCGTTCTAATGTACAACCCGTTTGTTGTGATTCCGCGACTAAATAATGTAATGGGACCCACCCTCAAAGGACGATATAAGGTAGTTTTCCTGTTCGAAGCATTCAACGAACAGGACGAAAGACAGCCTTCATCCGTGTGCTTCGAGATAACGGGCGATGCTGAAAAAACAGGCAATTGA